Below is a genomic region from Hydrogenimonas thermophila.
GAGATGATCAACAAATGTAACAAGGTCTATACCCGTAACATTAGTCTGTATAGATACAAATCTACGTGCGTGTTCATGCTTAATCTCAACCGGACCACTACTACGAATAATAGTTACAACTTCTGACAAAGCAATCGGTTCACCTTTTTGACCAACCAGATAAAGCTCATCAAGATTCTTTCTTAGGTAATCTCCTCGTACAATAATAGGAAACTGCTTCATTCCTTTATATATAGTACCAATCTCTACTCCACTGACAGCAGCTTTTAGCAAGTGTGCAACATCGGTTTTATCGAGTCCATAGTTTCCGAGTTTCTCATCGTTAAACCGTAGTTCTTGGTAAGCAACCCCTTCATTTTGGCGCATATAGACATCTTGACTACCTTCAGTCTTTTCAGTAATCTCTTTAATAGCAATGCCAAGCTCATTAAGCTTATCAATCTCTTCGCCAAAAATCTTAATGACAACATCTCCTCTTGAGCCTGTCAACATCTCTGATGTACGCATCTCAATAGGTTGTGTAAAACTGTACTCTATCCCCTGAATACTCTCCAGAACTTTTCTCATCTGATCTTTAAGCCACTCAGTATCCTGTTTTCTCCACTCTGACTTTGGTTTGAACACTAAGAATGTATCTGTATCATTCAATCCCATAGGATCAAGTCCAATCTCATCTGACCCTGTTCTTGCAATAATAGATTTAATTTCAGGAACCTCTTTCATCAACCTCTTTTGAATCTCCGTATTTAGAGCAATACCAGCAGGAATGTTGATTGAAGGTGGCGCTTCAATACCTATTACAATATTTCCTTCATCCATTGTAGGCATAAATGTTTTACCTATATTGGCAAAAGCATAGAATGTACCGCCTAAAAGGACCAATAAGAGTGCATATATTCCAAACTCTGCTTTGAATGCACCCTTTAAGAGAGGCTCATACCCCTTTAAGAGCCACTTCATTAAGAATGTATCTTCATGCTTTGGTTTACGTATAAAAAATGATGCAATTGTTGGAATAATAAAGAGTGCCAATAGAATTGATGCCGCAAGAGTAAAGACAATGCTCAGTGCAACAGGTGCAAAGAGTTTACCACCCAAACCTTGCAACATCAAAAGAGGCGTAAAGACAATAATAATGATGAATACTCCAGAGATAACAGGAGTACTTACCTCTTTTGCTGCATTATAAATTATCTGTATTCGACTCCAACTCTTTGATTGAGGATGAGCAAGTCTTGCAATGATATTTTCAACCATTACAACACCTGAGTCTATAATCATACCAATAGCAATAGCTATACCACCAAGACTCATAAGGTTAACACTGATTCCAAAGTAGTACATCAAAATAAATGCACTTAGAATTGCCAAAGGCAATATCAGCGCAACAGTAATAGCCGATACAAAACTTCCAAGAAAGAGAAGAAGCACAACAAGAACAAGCAAGACAGCTTCAGTCAAAGCCTTTTGAACCATACTGACAGCTTTGCCTATCAAGTCACTTCTATCATAAAAGATATTTAATTTTGTACCTTCCGGAAGTCTCTTTTCAAGCTCTTTAAGTCTCTTTTTTACCTCAGCTGTAACATGAGATGCATCTGCACCTTTGAGTCCCAACACTAACCCTTCAACAGCTTCACCCTCTCCATCTTTGGTAACATAACCATATCTGGTAAGTGCATCTATAGATATATCTGCAATATCTCCAAGACGTATGATTGCTCCGTTATCTTCAACCTTTACAACAAGGTTGGCTATATCTCTACTCTCTTTCATACGACCAGGAAGGCGTACCAAAAGAGCTTCATCACCTCTCTCTATTCGCCCTGCACCAAAGTTGGCATTATTCTTTTCAATTTTTTGTTCAATCTCATCCAGAGTTATTCCAAGAGATGCCATACGTGCAAAATCAGGTTTAATGCGATATGTTTTAACCTCTCCACCAAGAGCATTTACATCTGCAACACCCTCTATATTACGAAGTTCAGGGCGTATAATCCAATCTAAAAGAGTTCGCTTCTCCATAAGCGACAGTGTAGGAGACTCAATTGTAAACATCAATATCTCACCAAGAGGTGTCGTAACAGGAGCTATACCGCCAGATACTGAAGGTGGCAAATCATTTTTAATATTGTTAAAACGCTGATAAACTCTGTCACGAGCCCAGTAAAGGTCTGTTCCCTCTTCAAAGTCGATTGTAACATCTGCAAGAGCATACTTTGAAATAGACCGTACAATCTTTTGATGAGGAATCCCCTGCATCTCAAGCTCAATAGGAATAGTAATCTGCTGTTCCACCTCTTTAGGTGTCATTCCAGGTGCTTTAATGATGATTTTTACCTGTGTTGTGGAGACATCAGGGAAAGCATCTATCGTTAATTTGGAGTAAGATATGATACCCCCGGCAGCAATTGCCAATGCAATAATAATGGCAAAGACTCGCTGAGAAAGAGCAAAACCAATGAGTTTATCAATCATCTGCCTGCCCCTCCAAAGCACCTTTTAAAGCAATTACACCACTGACAGCTACTTCTAAACTTGTTTTTAAATCTTGTGAAACAACATAAACAGTATTACTGCTTCGTCCCAAAACGGTAACAGGTACAAGTTTGAAACCTTTTTGTGTCTTAATAAAAACAGCTTCTCTATCATCATAATCTATAACTGCAGAAGATGGAAGAGCAAATGCATTTTGAGGCCAATATAGTTTTATATTTCGCTTTTCATCAGGCATAATAGCCATATCTGTTTCAGGAAGAAGGTGAATAGCAACTGTTTGGGTTCTACTATCTACAGCACCTGAAATTGACTCAACCTTTACAGGCTTATCACCTACATATAGTTCAAACCCAGGTTTAAGACGCTTTGCAATTTTTAAAGGTAAAGCTACTTCAAAATGTGCCCCTTTTGGATTTAAGATCGTCATCAAATGCTCACCACGCTCCACATACATCTTTGGATATACATTCATATCAGATACTTTACCGCTTATAGGAGCAAATATGCTAATTTCTGGAATCGGCTTTTTACTCTCTTTAATTTTTTCTACCTGCTCTTTAGAGAGTCCCCACTCTATTAGAAGATGATAGTAAAAAAAGCTTTGTGTAGTATATTTAGCAAGTCTGTTTTTTGCTTCAAGAAATCTCTTTTTTGCAACTACTGCTGCTTCATATAGAGGCTTCAAACGATTTACTTCATTAGCACAATACTCTTTTTCTATCAATGTATCTATATATTTTGACTCCAATTCAAGCAGTTTTGGACTCTTGATGATTACAAGCTTTCTTCCTTTTTCAACAGGCTCATAAATATGAACATTTAAATACTCTATTACCCCTTCAACAGGTGCATCTATTCTATATATTTCATTAGCTGACAAATGCCCTTTTGCAAGGAAACTTCCAAGATAAACCCTCTTAGTAGATTTTGGATGAGCCGTTTTAACCATTTTATTTTGACTGTTTATAATAATCTCTTTAGAAATAATTGGCGCAGTAAGAATAAATGTAACTAATAATAACTTTTTTATCATTTTTAACTCCTAATCAATTTTTTACTAACGGCAAGAAGGAGCCAAACTGACTCTTTCTGGATCGATAGCGTAGTTATAAAGATAGTTCGATACAGCTTCATGCCGTTTTGTTTTAAGATCAAGTATAGTTTCAATCATCTGCAGCTTTGTTTCAGCAGCTTTAAGCATAGATATAAAACTCTCTTCACCAGCTACAAAGCGCATACGGCTCTGTGAAATGAGAGTGTCAGTAGAGAGTTTTATAGAGCTTTCAGTATTGCTAACATGATTTCTGTAAATATCAAGACGTGTTTCTAATGCTTTAGTATCTTGTGCATACCTTTTTTGAAAAGCTTCAAGCTCATGACGGGCGGCAGCAAACGTATGCATAGCAGCAGCTCTTTCAGCCTCATTTTTAGATCCAAAAGCCAATGGTAT
It encodes:
- a CDS encoding efflux RND transporter permease subunit, with product MIDKLIGFALSQRVFAIIIALAIAAGGIISYSKLTIDAFPDVSTTQVKIIIKAPGMTPKEVEQQITIPIELEMQGIPHQKIVRSISKYALADVTIDFEEGTDLYWARDRVYQRFNNIKNDLPPSVSGGIAPVTTPLGEILMFTIESPTLSLMEKRTLLDWIIRPELRNIEGVADVNALGGEVKTYRIKPDFARMASLGITLDEIEQKIEKNNANFGAGRIERGDEALLVRLPGRMKESRDIANLVVKVEDNGAIIRLGDIADISIDALTRYGYVTKDGEGEAVEGLVLGLKGADASHVTAEVKKRLKELEKRLPEGTKLNIFYDRSDLIGKAVSMVQKALTEAVLLVLVVLLLFLGSFVSAITVALILPLAILSAFILMYYFGISVNLMSLGGIAIAIGMIIDSGVVMVENIIARLAHPQSKSWSRIQIIYNAAKEVSTPVISGVFIIIIVFTPLLMLQGLGGKLFAPVALSIVFTLAASILLALFIIPTIASFFIRKPKHEDTFLMKWLLKGYEPLLKGAFKAEFGIYALLLVLLGGTFYAFANIGKTFMPTMDEGNIVIGIEAPPSINIPAGIALNTEIQKRLMKEVPEIKSIIARTGSDEIGLDPMGLNDTDTFLVFKPKSEWRKQDTEWLKDQMRKVLESIQGIEYSFTQPIEMRTSEMLTGSRGDVVIKIFGEEIDKLNELGIAIKEITEKTEGSQDVYMRQNEGVAYQELRFNDEKLGNYGLDKTDVAHLLKAAVSGVEIGTIYKGMKQFPIIVRGDYLRKNLDELYLVGQKGEPIALSEVVTIIRSSGPVEIKHEHARRFVSIQTNVTGIDLVTFVDHLKANIAKEIKLPAGYSITYGGQFKNQQATMERLSIVVPIALVLIFMILYMTFKSILQSVIIFTTIPLAMMGGIFGLYVTDSYLSVPASVGFIALLGIAVLNGVVMISYFNELARSLPIKEVVIEGAKRRLRPVLMTATIAALALVPMLYATGPGSEIQKPLAIVVIFGLISSTALTLLLLPMLYRRFMKDS
- a CDS encoding efflux RND transporter periplasmic adaptor subunit, which gives rise to MIKKLLLVTFILTAPIISKEIIINSQNKMVKTAHPKSTKRVYLGSFLAKGHLSANEIYRIDAPVEGVIEYLNVHIYEPVEKGRKLVIIKSPKLLELESKYIDTLIEKEYCANEVNRLKPLYEAAVVAKKRFLEAKNRLAKYTTQSFFYYHLLIEWGLSKEQVEKIKESKKPIPEISIFAPISGKVSDMNVYPKMYVERGEHLMTILNPKGAHFEVALPLKIAKRLKPGFELYVGDKPVKVESISGAVDSRTQTVAIHLLPETDMAIMPDEKRNIKLYWPQNAFALPSSAVIDYDDREAVFIKTQKGFKLVPVTVLGRSSNTVYVVSQDLKTSLEVAVSGVIALKGALEGQADD